A genomic stretch from Limnobacter thiooxidans includes:
- the waaF gene encoding lipopolysaccharide heptosyltransferase II → MKILIVAPNWIGDAVMSLSLIQALHQNKSLFGSDGQPCEIHVLAPPVTAPVYQFSHTVHAVHVEPFAHGQLQWSLRRKAAKGLKNQKFDQAVVLPNSLKSALLPWLARIPKRIGYDGELRTAVLTHPLPKPAKTNKPPMIEWYGRLGGVLPDALAYPELQVDPGMATTTLEQFSLSAGFLALAPGAEFGPAKRWPADHFAQVAAAFLEQNQTQHAVLFGGPKDQAFCGEILALLPQPLRSRAVSLAGSTSLAQAVALMSAASQLVTNDSGLMHVAAALNVQVHAVFGSSSPHHTPPLNKAAKVYYLSLECSPCFQRECPLGHTDCLKKLTPKMVADQLVPAPRGV, encoded by the coding sequence ATGAAAATTTTGATTGTTGCTCCAAACTGGATTGGCGATGCGGTGATGAGCCTGTCGCTGATTCAGGCCTTGCACCAGAACAAATCCCTTTTCGGTTCCGATGGTCAGCCTTGTGAAATTCATGTGCTGGCCCCTCCCGTCACCGCACCGGTTTACCAGTTCAGCCACACAGTGCACGCGGTGCATGTAGAGCCCTTTGCCCATGGGCAGTTGCAGTGGAGTTTGCGGCGCAAGGCTGCGAAGGGTTTAAAAAATCAGAAATTTGACCAGGCCGTGGTGTTGCCCAACTCCCTGAAGTCCGCTCTGTTGCCTTGGCTTGCGCGTATTCCCAAGCGAATTGGATACGACGGTGAATTGCGTACAGCCGTACTCACCCACCCCTTGCCCAAACCGGCCAAAACGAACAAGCCTCCCATGATTGAATGGTATGGACGCCTGGGTGGGGTTCTGCCTGACGCGCTGGCGTATCCGGAATTGCAGGTCGATCCCGGCATGGCCACGACTACATTGGAACAGTTCAGTTTGTCGGCAGGTTTTCTTGCTTTGGCTCCTGGTGCAGAGTTTGGTCCTGCCAAACGCTGGCCCGCCGACCATTTTGCGCAAGTGGCAGCTGCGTTTCTTGAACAAAATCAGACCCAACACGCGGTGTTGTTTGGCGGGCCGAAAGACCAGGCTTTCTGCGGTGAAATTTTGGCACTGCTGCCGCAGCCCTTGCGCAGCCGTGCTGTCAGCCTGGCTGGCTCAACGAGCCTTGCGCAGGCGGTGGCCTTGATGTCAGCGGCTAGCCAGTTGGTGACCAATGATTCAGGCTTGATGCATGTGGCAGCCGCCTTGAATGTTCAGGTGCATGCGGTATTCGGTTCCAGCAGCCCACACCACACCCCCCCTTTGAACAAGGCGGCCAAAGTCTATTACCTGAGCCTGGAATGCAGCCCCTGTTTTCAGCGTGAATGCCCCCTCGGGCATACCGATTGCCTGAAAAAGCTGACCCCCAAAATGGTGGCGGATCAGTTGGTGCCAGCCCCGCGCGGGGTATGA
- a CDS encoding branched-chain amino acid transaminase, protein MSMADRDGFIWFDGKLVPWREAQIHVLTHSLHYGLSVFEGERAYKTDKGPAIFRLKEHTDRLFNSAHIYRMHMPYTREQIMEACCEVVRANKLDSCYIRPIAFYGSEKMGVSPKGAATHVAIAAWPWGAYLGEEGLQKGIRVKTSSYARHHVNVTMARAKFAATYANSILANTEAVQDGYDEALLLDVDGFVAEGAGENVFVIKDGCIYEPEIASALVGITRSTIISLAREMGLEVVSKRLTRDDIYIADECFFTGTAAEVTPVRELDNRTIGAGTRGPITEELQKRYFDVVYGRNDKYEHWLTRV, encoded by the coding sequence ATGTCAATGGCCGATCGCGATGGCTTTATCTGGTTTGACGGCAAACTTGTGCCGTGGCGTGAAGCGCAAATTCACGTGCTTACACACAGTTTGCATTATGGCCTGTCCGTGTTTGAAGGCGAGCGTGCCTACAAAACCGACAAGGGCCCAGCTATTTTCCGCTTGAAAGAGCACACCGACCGTTTGTTCAATTCGGCCCACATTTATCGCATGCACATGCCGTATACCCGTGAACAAATCATGGAAGCCTGCTGTGAAGTGGTGCGTGCAAACAAACTGGATTCTTGCTACATCCGTCCAATCGCTTTTTATGGCTCTGAAAAAATGGGTGTTTCGCCCAAGGGCGCAGCCACACATGTTGCAATTGCTGCATGGCCTTGGGGCGCCTATCTGGGTGAAGAAGGTCTGCAAAAAGGCATTCGAGTCAAAACATCTTCCTACGCCCGCCATCATGTGAACGTGACCATGGCGCGTGCCAAGTTTGCGGCCACTTACGCCAATTCCATTCTGGCCAATACTGAAGCGGTTCAAGATGGCTACGATGAAGCCTTGCTGCTGGACGTAGATGGTTTTGTGGCTGAAGGCGCAGGCGAGAACGTGTTCGTGATCAAAGACGGCTGCATTTACGAGCCTGAAATTGCATCAGCCCTGGTGGGTATTACCCGTTCAACCATTATTTCTCTGGCCCGTGAAATGGGCCTGGAAGTGGTGAGCAAGCGCCTGACCCGCGACGACATCTACATCGCGGACGAGTGCTTCTTTACTGGTACTGCTGCTGAAGTGACGCCTGTGCGTGAACTGGACAACCGTACCATTGGCGCAGGTACACGCGGCCCGATCACCGAAGAATTGCAGAAGCGTTATTTCGACGTGGTGTATGGTCGCAATGACAAATACGAACACTGGCTGACCAGGGTATAA
- a CDS encoding S1C family serine protease, translated as MKTIQNQRGASATALLAFVLFVALLYVLYNQSSIESLFTSRPENVTPRVVEARGDLAAGEKSVVQLFEVSKASVAYIFTESVQGQLFFRRVAEGTGSGFIWDDAGHIVTNAHVVQGASRIRVQLDDSEPLPARLVGIAPSYDLAVIRLVNKPANLRPIPVGTSGDLLVGQSVFAIGNPFGLSKTLTAGIVSALGRTLPVSNGREIPDVIQTDAAINPGNSGGPLLDSAGRLIGVNTAILSQSGSSAGVGFAIPVDLVNQIVPQLIERGTLPRPGIGISVADESLARRLGIRGIAVMGVEPGSPASEVGLMPFDLQAGVVGDIIIAVDRKPVANVLQLSKALEAIGVGGTANLLVMRGDDTRELTVRIADLETRQ; from the coding sequence GTGAAAACCATTCAGAACCAGCGGGGTGCTTCAGCCACCGCATTGCTTGCCTTCGTGCTTTTTGTGGCACTGCTGTATGTGTTGTACAACCAGTCCAGCATTGAAAGCCTGTTCACCAGCCGTCCCGAGAACGTGACGCCACGCGTGGTTGAGGCGCGCGGTGACTTGGCTGCCGGTGAGAAAAGTGTGGTTCAACTGTTTGAAGTGTCCAAGGCCTCAGTGGCGTATATTTTTACTGAAAGCGTACAGGGGCAACTCTTCTTTCGGCGTGTGGCGGAGGGAACCGGGTCTGGTTTTATCTGGGACGACGCAGGGCACATTGTGACCAATGCCCACGTAGTACAGGGTGCAAGTCGAATCCGCGTGCAACTCGATGATTCCGAGCCATTGCCTGCGCGCCTCGTTGGCATTGCGCCATCCTATGATTTGGCGGTCATTCGTTTGGTGAACAAGCCGGCCAATCTTCGCCCCATCCCGGTGGGCACTTCAGGCGACCTGTTGGTGGGGCAATCCGTGTTTGCCATTGGCAACCCATTCGGTTTGTCCAAAACGCTGACTGCAGGCATTGTGAGCGCCTTGGGTCGTACCTTGCCAGTCAGCAATGGCCGTGAAATTCCGGATGTCATTCAAACCGATGCGGCGATCAACCCGGGTAATTCGGGTGGGCCGCTGCTTGATTCTGCCGGCCGGTTGATTGGTGTAAATACTGCGATTTTGTCGCAAAGCGGCAGCTCTGCAGGGGTGGGTTTTGCTATACCGGTTGACCTGGTCAACCAGATTGTTCCGCAACTCATTGAGCGCGGTACATTGCCACGCCCAGGCATTGGTATCTCGGTGGCCGATGAGTCACTTGCCCGCCGCCTGGGTATTCGGGGTATTGCAGTGATGGGTGTAGAGCCGGGCTCACCCGCTTCAGAAGTCGGCTTGATGCCTTTTGATTTGCAGGCCGGTGTAGTTGGCGACATCATCATCGCAGTGGACCGCAAGCCTGTGGCCAACGTCCTGCAATTGTCCAAAGCACTTGAAGCCATTGGTGTGGGCGGTACAGCCAATTTGCTGGTGATGCGGGGTGACGACACTCGCGAATTGACGGTTCGAATTGCCGACCTGGAAACGCGTCAATGA
- a CDS encoding hydrolase, producing the protein MLYRSPWWLPEGHSQTILAARWASKPAMQYHRVRWTTPDHDFIDLDFTESPEVAARHHSLWVLFHGLEGCSRSHYSLAVMNQARAAGALGVVVHFRGCSGENNLNPRAYHSGDSTEMDWILRRLRESFPAVDSMHVTGVSLGGNVLLKWLGEQQEAAREVISSAVSVSAPVDLLAGANSLAKGFNRVYTRMFLNTLIPKSIEKIRRFPQLGNADDIARCKDFFDFDNRVTAPWHGFRDAEHYYAVSSAKPLLKQIAVPTLMIHAKNDPFMGGQYLPAANEVSNQVTCRFTEHGGHVGFANGSPRMRLGLDWLPRQCDSFFAQHNGARGG; encoded by the coding sequence ATGTTGTACCGTTCTCCTTGGTGGCTCCCTGAAGGGCATTCGCAAACCATTCTCGCTGCACGGTGGGCCAGCAAGCCCGCGATGCAGTATCACCGTGTGCGCTGGACCACCCCCGACCACGATTTCATTGACCTTGATTTCACTGAATCCCCTGAGGTGGCCGCGCGCCACCACAGCCTGTGGGTGCTTTTTCATGGCCTGGAGGGCTGTTCCCGAAGCCATTACAGCCTGGCCGTGATGAACCAGGCCCGAGCCGCAGGTGCCTTGGGTGTGGTGGTGCATTTTCGGGGATGCTCTGGCGAAAACAATTTGAATCCACGCGCCTATCATTCCGGTGATTCAACCGAGATGGACTGGATACTGCGGCGTTTGCGTGAAAGCTTTCCGGCGGTGGATAGCATGCATGTCACCGGCGTGTCGCTGGGTGGCAATGTGTTGCTGAAATGGCTGGGTGAGCAACAGGAAGCGGCCCGCGAAGTGATTAGTTCCGCCGTGTCAGTTAGTGCACCAGTGGATTTGCTTGCTGGGGCCAATTCGCTGGCCAAAGGCTTTAACCGGGTGTACACCCGAATGTTTTTGAATACCCTGATTCCCAAATCAATTGAGAAAATCAGGCGTTTTCCGCAATTGGGCAATGCGGACGACATCGCGCGTTGCAAGGACTTCTTCGACTTTGACAACCGGGTTACTGCGCCCTGGCATGGCTTTCGGGACGCAGAACATTATTACGCTGTGTCCTCCGCCAAGCCCTTGTTGAAGCAGATTGCGGTGCCCACCCTGATGATTCACGCAAAAAATGACCCGTTCATGGGGGGGCAATATTTGCCAGCGGCAAACGAGGTGTCGAATCAGGTCACTTGCCGGTTCACGGAGCATGGTGGCCATGTGGGCTTTGCCAATGGCAGCCCCAGAATGCGTTTGGGGCTGGACTGGCTGCCCCGACAGTGCGATTCTTTCTTTGCACAACACAACGGAGCAAGAGGTGGATGA
- the msrA gene encoding peptide-methionine (S)-S-oxide reductase MsrA: protein MSSNIEQATLGGGCFWCTEAVFRQLKGIELCESGYSGGSDPNPNYDKICGGKTGHAEVVRLHFDPNVISFRKILAVFFAIHDPTTLNRQGNDIGTQYRSVIFFHTDEQRDTALAFVEDLEKRKIFRDKVVTEISPLINYFPAEKYHQEYFENNPMQPYCAYVVAPKVEKAEDLFADLFKR, encoded by the coding sequence ATGTCGAGCAATATTGAACAGGCAACCTTGGGTGGAGGTTGTTTCTGGTGCACTGAGGCTGTCTTTCGCCAACTCAAGGGAATTGAACTTTGTGAGTCGGGTTACAGCGGAGGTTCAGACCCAAACCCCAACTACGACAAGATATGTGGTGGCAAAACCGGACATGCAGAAGTCGTCCGCCTTCACTTTGACCCCAATGTCATTTCATTTAGAAAAATTCTCGCTGTATTTTTCGCCATTCACGACCCTACCACGCTGAATCGCCAAGGCAATGACATTGGTACGCAATATCGGTCAGTGATTTTTTTCCACACCGACGAGCAACGTGACACTGCCTTGGCCTTTGTGGAAGACCTTGAAAAAAGGAAAATTTTCCGAGACAAGGTTGTCACCGAGATATCACCACTGATCAATTACTTTCCGGCCGAGAAATACCACCAGGAATACTTCGAGAACAACCCCATGCAACCTTATTGCGCCTATGTGGTTGCACCCAAGGTTGAAAAGGCTGAAGATCTTTTCGCGGATTTGTTCAAACGCTAG
- the yajC gene encoding preprotein translocase subunit YajC: MTVISSAFAQSAAAGPESGLLSFLPLILMFGVLYFLAIRPQMKRQKEHKSMVEALQKGDEVIASGGLLGKISKINESYITLEVAEMGDKPVEVVVQRAAVQSLLPRGTLKETR, translated from the coding sequence ATGACCGTGATTTCATCCGCGTTTGCGCAATCCGCAGCCGCTGGCCCGGAAAGTGGCCTTTTGAGCTTTTTGCCTCTCATTTTGATGTTCGGTGTGCTTTACTTCTTGGCCATTCGCCCCCAGATGAAGCGTCAGAAGGAACACAAATCCATGGTTGAAGCGCTACAGAAAGGCGATGAGGTGATTGCGTCGGGTGGTTTGTTGGGCAAGATCAGTAAAATCAATGAGTCGTATATCACACTGGAAGTTGCTGAAATGGGCGACAAGCCTGTTGAAGTGGTGGTGCAACGCGCTGCCGTGCAAAGCCTGCTGCCCCGTGGCACCCTGAAAGAAACACGTTAA
- a CDS encoding YybH family protein produces MSRTKVIHSSPQDIEQAFYEALEAADLEALMDLWADDEHVVCIHPGGPRVEGYHDVRDSWKEILSAGALQIRVVPVHRVEGVMVSVHNLVEQVMMSSSRGEPHVVQVNATNVYHKGPNGWKIVMHHASPAMDTEELAEDDLSEFDPQPTLH; encoded by the coding sequence GTGTCCCGAACCAAAGTTATTCATTCCTCACCCCAAGACATTGAACAAGCCTTCTATGAGGCGCTGGAAGCAGCCGATCTGGAGGCCTTGATGGATCTGTGGGCCGACGACGAGCACGTAGTATGTATTCACCCAGGCGGGCCTCGGGTGGAGGGTTATCACGATGTTCGCGATTCCTGGAAAGAGATTCTCTCGGCCGGGGCTTTGCAAATTCGTGTGGTGCCCGTGCATCGTGTTGAAGGAGTGATGGTGTCGGTTCACAACCTTGTTGAGCAGGTCATGATGAGCAGTTCCCGGGGCGAACCCCATGTGGTTCAGGTCAATGCAACCAATGTGTATCACAAGGGGCCCAATGGCTGGAAGATTGTGATGCACCATGCCAGCCCGGCAATGGACACAGAAGAACTGGCCGAGGACGATCTGTCTGAATTTGATCCTCAGCCCACCTTGCATTAA
- a CDS encoding zinc-finger domain-containing protein, which produces MISDKKAKHETVQLDGDQLPAFCPNPAMPVWNTHPKVYLDVTKTGKAACPYCGTVYTLKPGAKVHAH; this is translated from the coding sequence ATGATCAGTGACAAAAAAGCAAAACATGAAACCGTTCAGCTTGATGGCGACCAGTTGCCTGCATTTTGTCCCAACCCGGCCATGCCGGTGTGGAACACACACCCCAAGGTGTACTTGGACGTAACAAAAACAGGCAAGGCAGCCTGTCCGTATTGCGGCACGGTATATACGCTGAAGCCCGGTGCGAAAGTACACGCACATTGA
- the purU gene encoding formyltetrahydrofolate deformylase, whose amino-acid sequence MRDYILTISCPDTTGIVYNVSKFLFDQQCNIIDSAQFGDESTNLFFLRVHFSLPVESALNEMDLQANFATVAAPFGMKYQFFDASVKPRVLLMVSKFGHCLNDLLFRWKSGQLPCEIPAIVSNHQDFALLAASYGVPFYHLPVKPDAKELQETQIRQIVENEKIDLMVLARYMQILSPALCRDLLGRVINIHHSFLPSFKGAKPYQQAFDRGVKLIGATAHYVTSDLDEGPIIEQDVARVDHSLTPEELTARGRDTECMVLARAVKWHCEHRVVLNGHKTVVFQ is encoded by the coding sequence ATGCGTGATTACATCCTGACCATTTCTTGCCCGGATACCACGGGCATTGTGTACAACGTCAGCAAGTTCTTGTTTGACCAACAGTGCAATATTATCGATTCAGCCCAGTTTGGCGACGAGTCGACCAACCTGTTTTTTCTGCGGGTTCACTTTTCATTGCCAGTTGAAAGCGCACTCAATGAAATGGATCTGCAAGCCAATTTTGCAACAGTGGCTGCGCCTTTCGGCATGAAGTACCAGTTTTTCGATGCCAGTGTGAAACCCCGAGTATTGCTGATGGTTTCAAAGTTCGGCCACTGCCTGAATGACCTGTTGTTCCGCTGGAAAAGCGGGCAATTGCCGTGTGAAATACCGGCGATTGTCTCGAACCATCAGGACTTTGCGCTGCTTGCTGCTTCCTATGGTGTACCGTTTTATCATCTGCCGGTCAAGCCCGATGCCAAGGAATTGCAGGAAACCCAGATTCGCCAGATTGTTGAGAATGAAAAGATCGATCTCATGGTGCTCGCCCGGTACATGCAAATTTTGTCACCCGCGCTTTGCCGTGATCTGTTGGGCAGGGTGATCAACATTCACCACAGTTTTCTGCCCAGCTTTAAAGGGGCCAAGCCGTATCAGCAAGCATTCGATCGAGGCGTAAAGTTGATTGGTGCGACTGCGCATTACGTGACTTCTGATCTGGATGAAGGCCCGATCATTGAGCAGGATGTCGCCCGTGTTGATCACTCGCTGACGCCCGAGGAACTCACCGCCCGTGGTCGCGATACGGAATGCATGGTACTGGCCCGCGCCGTGAAATGGCATTGTGAGCACCGCGTGGTCTTGAATGGCCACAAAACGGTGGTGTTTCAGTGA
- the secD gene encoding protein translocase subunit SecD, whose product MNRYPVWKYLLIAVTLVLGVLYTLPNFYGEAPAVQVSSGKSTLKLSAEVADRLASDLTAQGLTPDGVFYEQNLGGGTVKLRFNTSEEQLKARDLLQARLNPDLNNPDYIVALNLLSRSPDWLTNINALPMYLGLDLRGGVHFLLQVDMNAALEKRKDSLLSGAKQTMRDQDLRYSSAVRTPAGFSMTFRDAASLDKARAALEKSSSDLQFSVPENSTDFILNVGLAAGVEQQAREYALRQNITTLHNRINELGVAEPVIQRQGADRIVVQLPGVQDTAKAKDILGRTATLEVRLVDDSPEAQSALASGIVPFGLERYTERGGRDLLLRPEVILTGENLTDAQAGFDNQTQEPAVHLSLDSQGSRIFRTITAESIGKRMAIVLVEKGKGEVITAPVIRAEIGGGRVQISGSMNTVESADLALLLRAGSLAAPMDIIEERTIGPSLGADNIDKGISSTVYGFVVLGAFMVVYYLMFGVFSVFALGVNVLLLFALLSVLQATLTLPGLAAVALTLGMAIDANVLINERIREELRDGAQPQQAIFAGYERAWATILDSNITTLIAGLALLVFGSGPVRGFAVVHCLGIVTSIFSSVVVSRAVVNLWYGRKKKLDSVSIGQIWRPDGGTDLDNSVAKKA is encoded by the coding sequence ATGAATCGATACCCTGTCTGGAAGTACCTGTTGATCGCCGTCACCTTGGTGTTGGGTGTGTTGTACACCTTGCCCAATTTTTACGGCGAAGCCCCTGCCGTGCAGGTTTCAAGCGGCAAGTCCACCTTGAAACTGTCCGCTGAAGTCGCCGACCGTTTGGCCAGCGACCTGACAGCTCAGGGCTTGACTCCAGACGGGGTGTTCTATGAACAGAACCTGGGTGGCGGCACCGTCAAGCTGCGATTTAATACATCGGAAGAACAGCTCAAGGCGCGGGATCTCCTTCAGGCCCGATTGAATCCAGACCTGAACAACCCTGACTACATTGTGGCCTTGAACCTGTTGTCGCGTTCGCCGGATTGGCTCACCAACATCAATGCCTTGCCCATGTACCTGGGTCTCGATTTACGTGGTGGCGTGCATTTTCTGTTGCAAGTGGACATGAATGCAGCCCTTGAAAAGCGGAAGGATTCGCTCTTGAGTGGCGCCAAGCAAACCATGCGTGACCAGGATTTGCGCTACTCAAGCGCAGTGCGGACGCCCGCGGGTTTTTCAATGACATTCCGCGATGCTGCCTCGCTTGACAAGGCTCGGGCCGCGCTGGAAAAAAGCTCAAGCGACCTTCAGTTCAGCGTCCCTGAAAACAGCACCGATTTCATTTTGAATGTGGGTCTGGCTGCCGGCGTTGAACAACAGGCGCGTGAGTATGCATTGCGCCAGAACATTACAACACTTCACAACAGGATTAATGAGTTGGGTGTCGCCGAACCCGTGATTCAACGCCAGGGTGCTGACCGAATTGTGGTGCAATTGCCAGGCGTTCAAGACACAGCAAAGGCCAAGGACATTTTGGGCCGGACGGCCACTTTGGAAGTGCGTCTTGTAGACGACAGCCCGGAAGCTCAGTCAGCCTTGGCCAGCGGCATTGTGCCATTTGGCCTTGAGCGCTACACCGAGCGTGGCGGACGCGACTTGTTGCTACGCCCTGAAGTGATCCTGACTGGTGAAAACCTCACGGATGCACAGGCCGGTTTTGACAACCAGACCCAAGAGCCAGCTGTTCATCTGTCCCTTGACAGCCAGGGTTCCCGAATTTTCAGAACCATCACCGCTGAAAGCATCGGCAAACGCATGGCCATCGTGCTGGTTGAAAAAGGCAAGGGTGAAGTGATTACTGCACCTGTGATCCGCGCTGAAATCGGCGGTGGCCGAGTACAAATTTCGGGCAGCATGAACACGGTCGAGTCTGCAGACTTGGCCTTGTTGCTTCGTGCCGGCTCCTTGGCTGCCCCGATGGACATTATTGAAGAGCGTACCATTGGCCCAAGCCTGGGCGCAGACAACATTGACAAGGGCATTAGCTCAACTGTCTACGGTTTTGTGGTGCTGGGCGCTTTCATGGTGGTGTACTACCTCATGTTCGGTGTGTTTTCCGTGTTTGCGCTGGGCGTCAACGTGCTCTTGCTGTTTGCTCTGCTTTCGGTATTACAGGCCACATTGACGCTGCCTGGACTGGCTGCTGTTGCATTGACACTGGGTATGGCCATTGACGCCAACGTGCTGATCAACGAGCGTATTCGGGAAGAACTTCGAGATGGCGCACAACCGCAACAAGCCATTTTTGCCGGCTATGAGCGTGCATGGGCTACCATTCTTGATTCCAACATCACCACGCTGATCGCAGGCCTTGCCCTGTTGGTGTTTGGCTCAGGCCCTGTCCGTGGTTTTGCTGTGGTCCATTGCTTGGGTATCGTGACCTCCATTTTCAGTTCCGTGGTGGTGTCCCGCGCTGTGGTTAACCTCTGGTATGGCCGCAAGAAGAAACTGGATTCAGTGAGTATCGGCCAAATCTGGCGCCCCGACGGTGGCACTGATTTGGACAACAGCGTGGCGAAAAAAGCCTGA
- a CDS encoding tRNA threonylcarbamoyladenosine dehydratase has translation MSDGALTADLSRRFGGLDRLYGEGAYAYLNTQVHAMVVGVGGVGSWAAEALARSGVGRITLVDLDHVAESNINRQIQACDATLGQEKIKALTNHIHSYFPSCEVTLVDAFLEPENAQDLLTRFAQSNAAYKVLLDCCDNVRAKVAMVNWAKRLGISVVLSGSAGGKSKPWLVQPADLRDTTNDPLLAKVRYTLRREHGYSKDPKKKLGVSVFYSAEQVTRSNACEPSAGLNCAGYGSVVTVTATMGMQMAAWAISQAISQNIQAGLKPSV, from the coding sequence ATGAGCGATGGCGCCCTGACCGCAGATTTAAGTCGCCGCTTCGGCGGGCTGGATCGCCTTTACGGCGAAGGAGCGTACGCGTATTTGAATACACAGGTCCACGCCATGGTGGTGGGCGTGGGGGGCGTGGGTTCGTGGGCTGCCGAGGCGCTGGCACGCAGTGGCGTAGGTCGAATCACACTTGTTGACCTGGATCACGTGGCGGAAAGCAACATCAACCGCCAGATTCAGGCCTGCGATGCCACCCTGGGGCAGGAGAAGATCAAGGCCCTGACCAACCACATTCACAGTTATTTCCCGAGTTGTGAAGTGACCCTGGTGGATGCATTTCTTGAGCCGGAAAATGCACAGGACCTGTTGACCAGATTTGCGCAATCGAACGCCGCATACAAAGTACTATTGGATTGTTGCGACAATGTGCGTGCCAAAGTGGCCATGGTCAACTGGGCCAAACGGTTGGGCATTTCAGTAGTGCTGTCGGGCAGCGCTGGTGGCAAAAGCAAACCCTGGCTGGTTCAGCCAGCGGATTTGCGCGATACCACCAATGATCCTCTTTTGGCCAAGGTGCGTTACACCCTTCGGCGAGAGCACGGCTACAGCAAAGACCCCAAAAAGAAATTGGGCGTCTCCGTCTTTTATTCTGCCGAGCAGGTCACTCGAAGTAACGCGTGTGAACCTTCGGCAGGGCTGAACTGTGCGGGTTATGGCTCGGTGGTTACCGTGACGGCCACCATGGGCATGCAAATGGCCGCATGGGCCATTTCACAAGCCATTTCACAGAACATTCAGGCAGGTTTAAAGCCTAGCGTTTGA
- a CDS encoding TetR/AcrR family transcriptional regulator encodes MKQCLANAQPRWTRRKQERPQELLDAALTIFSEKGFAGARLEDVAKSAGVSKGTVYLYYSNKEELLKAVVKEHVSPIVEEAKGLLEPDKSSAVLIREAIHLWWLKYGSTKLSSITKIVLSEANAFPELARFFYSEVVRPWWDYLESILKRGISRGEFSDIDTQYAAQVLCAPLVTLGLWKRTMDTCCGIDTNPMRYIEAHIQMVLGGLTCQQHVTGHSARLA; translated from the coding sequence ATGAAGCAATGCTTGGCAAATGCACAACCCCGGTGGACGCGGCGCAAACAGGAGAGGCCGCAAGAACTGCTCGACGCCGCCCTGACCATTTTCAGCGAGAAAGGGTTCGCTGGGGCTCGCCTCGAAGACGTGGCCAAAAGCGCGGGTGTCAGCAAAGGTACTGTTTACCTGTACTACTCTAACAAGGAAGAACTGCTGAAAGCTGTGGTCAAGGAGCACGTATCCCCAATTGTCGAGGAGGCCAAGGGCCTGCTCGAACCTGATAAAAGCTCAGCCGTCCTGATCCGCGAAGCAATCCACCTTTGGTGGCTCAAGTATGGTTCAACCAAGTTGAGCAGCATCACCAAAATTGTGCTCTCGGAAGCCAACGCTTTTCCCGAACTGGCCCGGTTTTTTTACAGCGAAGTGGTTCGCCCTTGGTGGGATTATCTTGAATCCATCCTGAAACGCGGCATATCGCGAGGCGAATTTTCAGACATTGACACCCAATATGCGGCCCAGGTGCTGTGCGCGCCGCTGGTGACACTTGGTTTGTGGAAACGAACCATGGACACCTGCTGCGGCATTGACACCAACCCAATGCGCTACATTGAAGCTCACATCCAGATGGTGCTTGGCGGCTTGACTTGCCAGCAACATGTCACAGGACATTCAGCGCGACTCGCTTAA
- a CDS encoding DUF2946 family protein, with translation MDDLVEKALARWPNVPAIAGWLKLNQQGDWLLTGPVPEGLTISHPRILNFMARNYGCEPDGRYYFQNGPQKAYVHLAYTPWVYRIHPLESGELMLSTHTGLLDWPKAMYQDEQGRVLIQGEQGIGLLHSSDMELLAAGLQEKDTQLSHHAVWAIPEVDPDTLIATRTRLRKGKSTPTGRRECVFEMQGIQSSQVAARFNFEPNPEINKPESIQ, from the coding sequence GTGGATGATCTCGTTGAAAAAGCATTGGCGCGTTGGCCCAATGTGCCGGCAATTGCCGGTTGGTTGAAGCTGAACCAGCAAGGCGACTGGTTGTTGACTGGCCCGGTGCCAGAAGGGTTGACGATCAGCCACCCGCGCATTCTGAACTTCATGGCCCGCAACTATGGCTGCGAGCCGGACGGCCGTTACTATTTCCAGAACGGTCCCCAAAAAGCCTATGTTCACCTGGCTTACACGCCTTGGGTGTATCGCATTCATCCACTGGAATCCGGTGAATTGATGCTGAGTACCCACACTGGCCTGCTCGACTGGCCCAAAGCCATGTATCAGGATGAACAGGGCAGGGTGTTGATTCAAGGCGAGCAGGGTATTGGCCTGCTGCACAGCAGTGACATGGAATTGCTGGCTGCGGGCTTGCAGGAAAAAGACACCCAGCTGAGTCACCACGCTGTCTGGGCCATACCGGAGGTTGATCCCGACACCTTGATTGCCACGCGAACGCGCCTGCGCAAAGGCAAAAGCACCCCAACGGGACGACGCGAATGTGTCTTTGAGATGCAAGGTATTCAATCCAGCCAAGTGGCTGCACGTTTCAACTTTGAACCAAATCCCGAGATCAACAAGCCGGAATCAATCCAGTGA